Sequence from the Streptomyces peucetius genome:
TCATCTCCGGTCCGCCGCATGGAGGCGCCTCAGTGCTCGGCGCAGTTCGCGCTGTATTGGTTCCGGGAGCGTCCGGTCCTTCGTCGTGGCGACCAGAGCCTCAGCCACGTCGCGGAGCTTGATGTTGCAGCGCTGCGACACGTCCACCAGGAGGTCCCAGGCCCGGTCACTGGGACACGGCGCCATGGCCATCA
This genomic interval carries:
- a CDS encoding ANTAR domain-containing protein, translated to MLAEVVELRADNEQLGQALASRAVIDQACGMMMAMAPCPSDRAWDLLVDVSQRCNIKLRDVAEALVATTKDRTLPEPIQRELRRALRRLHAADRR